The following coding sequences are from one Methanosarcina sp. WWM596 window:
- a CDS encoding sarcinarray family MAST domain-containing protein — MKLKILVIGTIFILLMNIASASSPYGSIDVYYNDVLLPGKEVAKPALQIGEPFKVKVDLKLNQTSILFIKVCSLRVRTPYEVIKGPSEFDKKLYFESLDPGAYTFEWTLKPTGEWESGTMPVNIWYQIHNVGEDEPLVQGEFTVAYPYISNEYYEGKIPTSENHPVSETEPFSKSASTPAFSLVTAISALVLVFLRFSRQ, encoded by the coding sequence ATGAAGCTCAAAATTCTTGTGATTGGAACCATATTTATCTTGTTAATGAATATTGCTTCAGCAAGTTCTCCATATGGTTCTATCGATGTATATTACAATGATGTGCTTTTACCAGGTAAAGAAGTAGCCAAACCTGCACTACAAATCGGAGAACCTTTCAAGGTAAAAGTAGATTTAAAACTCAATCAGACTTCGATCCTATTTATAAAAGTTTGTAGTCTCAGAGTTAGGACTCCATACGAAGTTATAAAAGGTCCTTCTGAATTCGATAAGAAATTATATTTTGAATCTTTGGATCCTGGAGCATATACTTTTGAATGGACGCTAAAACCTACTGGAGAATGGGAAAGCGGAACTATGCCTGTGAATATCTGGTATCAAATACATAACGTTGGTGAAGATGAACCTCTTGTACAAGGTGAATTTACGGTTGCTTATCCATATATTTCCAACGAATACTACGAAGGCAAAATCCCAACTTCTGAAAATCATCCAGTTTCAGAAACAGAACCTTTCTCCAAATCTGCATCCACGCCAGCTTTCAGTTTAGTAACCGCCATTTCGGCACTTGTACTCGTATTCCTCAGATTCTCCCGCCAGTAA
- a CDS encoding sarcinarray family MAST domain-containing protein, with protein sequence MKLKILVIGTIFILLTNIASASSPYGSIDVYYNDVLLPGKEVAKPTLDVGEPFRVKINLTVSQKSDVYASLSCMEKSSFEIIDGPTGRIGDYSKANILEANSTIEYEWMVKPTERWAGGSLPLDIYYEIYDHGSPEPLSKVVSQSLIPIFPTNITKAKFPLLKTIQFQKPNLLPHLHPRQLSV encoded by the coding sequence ATGAAACTCAAAATTCTTGTGATTGGAACCATATTTATTTTGTTAACTAATATTGCTTCAGCAAGTTCTCCATATGGTTCCATCGATGTATATTACAATGATGTGCTTTTACCAGGAAAAGAAGTGGCTAAACCAACTTTGGACGTCGGAGAACCCTTTAGAGTCAAAATCAATCTAACCGTATCTCAAAAAAGTGATGTTTATGCATCACTTTCATGCATGGAAAAGAGTTCTTTTGAAATAATAGATGGTCCTACTGGGAGAATAGGAGACTATTCAAAAGCGAATATTTTAGAGGCGAACTCTACGATAGAGTATGAATGGATGGTAAAACCTACTGAAAGATGGGCTGGAGGATCACTGCCGTTGGATATATATTATGAAATTTATGACCATGGAAGTCCAGAGCCTCTGTCAAAGGTGGTTTCACAGTCGCTTATCCCTATATTTCCAACGAACATTACGAAGGCGAAATTCCCACTTCTGAAAACCATCCAGTTTCAGAAACCGAACCTTCTTCCACATCTGCATCCACGCCAGCTTTCAGTTTAG
- a CDS encoding rubrerythrin family protein gives MRKMTEQHLINAFGGESQAHMRYLHFANQAEKENYTNVARLFRAISHAEYVHAGDHYKALKHLNGGFVANSMAAFGPGDTLKNLQLAIDGETFEIEEMYPVYIEVAKFQEEKIAQRSFEWSYATEKLHKQLFEKAFDAVNAGKDVDLGPVHICEVCGYTLEGEAPDRCPVCGAVKEKFTAFR, from the coding sequence ATGAGAAAAATGACAGAACAACATCTGATCAATGCATTTGGTGGGGAAAGCCAGGCACACATGAGGTATTTGCACTTTGCAAACCAGGCCGAAAAAGAGAATTACACAAACGTAGCCCGTTTATTCCGGGCAATTTCTCATGCCGAATACGTACATGCAGGCGACCATTACAAAGCATTGAAACACCTCAATGGGGGCTTTGTCGCAAACAGCATGGCTGCTTTTGGCCCAGGAGATACTCTGAAAAACCTTCAACTGGCAATCGACGGCGAGACATTTGAAATTGAGGAAATGTATCCCGTATACATAGAAGTAGCAAAATTCCAGGAAGAAAAAATCGCACAAAGAAGTTTCGAATGGTCGTATGCCACTGAGAAACTGCATAAACAGCTCTTTGAAAAAGCATTCGATGCGGTTAATGCAGGAAAAGATGTTGACCTTGGGCCTGTCCACATTTGCGAGGTCTGCGGATACACTCTCGAAGGAGAAGCCCCAGATAGATGTCCTGTATGCGGTGCGGTAAAAGAGAAGTTTACAGCTTTTAGATAA
- a CDS encoding endonuclease/exonuclease/phosphatase family protein, which produces MRIVTWNCNMAFRKKYEKILPYNPDLLIVPECEHPDKFTDDFYSNVLWIGDNKNKGLGVFSFNDVEISLHESYCEEYKYVLPIKMTNPTATNLIAIWSQNNKEDPKRRYIGEVWNSLNYYKDMLKSPVIIAGDFNWNVIWDRKPNYPLYGTLTNVIYFLKQLEIHSAYHRSANVSFGHEKEPTLFFRKNRTIPYHIDYIFASTDFIDQIKTFSIGKYEDWISLSDHMPLMVDFE; this is translated from the coding sequence TAATATGGCCTTCAGAAAGAAGTATGAGAAAATCCTTCCATACAATCCAGATTTACTGATTGTTCCGGAATGCGAACATCCGGACAAATTTACTGATGACTTTTATTCGAATGTTTTGTGGATCGGGGATAATAAAAACAAAGGCTTAGGAGTTTTCAGTTTCAACGACGTCGAAATTTCGTTACATGAGTCCTATTGTGAAGAATATAAATATGTTCTCCCGATTAAAATGACTAATCCGACAGCCACAAACCTTATCGCAATATGGTCACAGAATAATAAAGAAGATCCTAAAAGAAGGTATATAGGAGAGGTTTGGAATTCGTTGAATTATTATAAAGATATGCTCAAATCTCCAGTAATTATTGCAGGAGACTTCAACTGGAACGTAATCTGGGATAGAAAACCTAATTATCCTCTTTATGGAACACTCACCAATGTAATTTACTTTCTAAAACAACTTGAGATACATAGCGCATACCATCGATCTGCAAATGTAAGTTTTGGTCATGAGAAAGAACCAACTTTATTCTTCAGGAAAAATAGAACGATCCCTTATCATATTGATTATATATTTGCATCAACGGATTTCATAGATCAGATTAAGACTTTTTCTATTGGTAAATATGAGGATTGGATTTCGCTGAGTGATCACATGCCTTTAATGGTGGATTTCGAGTAA
- a CDS encoding sarcinarray family MAST domain-containing protein: MKLKILVIGTIFLLLTNIASASSPYGSIDVYYNDVLLPGKEIVKPVLKIGEPFKVRFDFTVNQKCYVSVKLSELGKDNFVIIDGPTSRMEEYYGKIMEENSTDVFEWTVKPTENWAGGSIPIDFVCQVNELGAGGKILVKGEFTAAYCTISNEHYEGKIPTSEEQPVSETEPSSTSASTPAFSLVTAISALVLVFLRFSRQ, from the coding sequence ATGAAACTCAAAATTCTTGTGATTGGAACTATATTTCTTTTGTTAACTAATATTGCTTCAGCAAGTTCTCCATACGGTTCCATCGATGTATATTACAATGATGTGCTTTTACCTGGAAAAGAGATTGTAAAGCCTGTTTTGAAAATTGGAGAACCTTTCAAGGTTAGGTTTGATTTTACTGTGAATCAAAAATGTTACGTTTCTGTCAAACTAAGTGAACTTGGAAAAGATAACTTTGTTATAATAGATGGGCCAACCTCGAGAATGGAAGAATACTATGGGAAAATTATGGAAGAAAATTCAACGGACGTTTTTGAATGGACTGTAAAGCCAACTGAAAATTGGGCGGGTGGGAGTATACCCATTGACTTTGTTTGTCAAGTAAATGAATTAGGCGCTGGTGGGAAAATATTAGTAAAAGGAGAATTCACCGCTGCTTACTGTACTATCTCCAACGAACATTACGAAGGCAAAATCCCTACTTCTGAGGAGCAGCCAGTTTCGGAAACTGAACCTTCTTCCACATCCGCATCCACTCCAGCTTTCAGTTTAGTAACCGCCATTTCGGCACTTGTACTTGTATTCCTTAGATTCTCCCGCCAGTAA
- a CDS encoding sarcinarray family MAST domain-containing protein, with product MKNTSLITLGIMFLFLIGTASASSQYGSIDVYYNDKILPGKEIAKPVLKIGEPFKVRFDFTVNQKCYVSVKLSELGKDNFVIIDGPTSRMEEYYGKIMEENSTEVFEWTVKPTENWAGGSIPIDFVYQVDELGAGGKTLVNGEFTAAYCTISNEHYEGEIPISENHPVSETEPSSTSASTPAFSLVTAILALVLVFLRFSRQ from the coding sequence ATGAAAAATACGAGCCTTATCACTTTGGGAATTATGTTTCTTTTTTTGATTGGAACAGCTTCTGCAAGTAGTCAATATGGTTCTATAGATGTCTACTACAATGACAAGATCCTTCCAGGAAAAGAGATTGCAAAGCCTGTTTTGAAAATCGGAGAACCTTTCAAGGTTAGGTTTGATTTTACTGTGAATCAAAAATGTTACGTTTCTGTCAAACTAAGCGAACTTGGAAAAGATAACTTTGTTATAATAGATGGACCAACCTCGAGAATGGAAGAATATTATGGGAAAATTATGGAAGAAAATTCAACGGAAGTTTTTGAGTGGACAGTAAAGCCAACTGAAAATTGGGCGGGTGGAAGCATACCTATTGATTTTGTATATCAAGTAGATGAGTTAGGCGCTGGTGGGAAAACATTGGTAAATGGAGAATTCACCGCCGCTTACTGTACCATCTCTAACGAACATTACGAAGGCGAAATTCCCATTTCTGAAAATCATCCTGTTTCAGAAACCGAACCTTCTTCCACATCTGCATCCACGCCAGCTTTCAGTTTAGTAACCGCCATTTTGGCACTTGTACTTGTATTCCTCAGATTCTCCCGCCAGTAA
- a CDS encoding sarcinarray family MAST domain-containing protein, with translation MKIKTLFLGFFICLVTFPNISSASSPYGDMQVYYNDRLLPGSEIAKPTLKIEEPFKVGINLTVYQKSEVSVMLSEIGDGDFVILNGFTKEMNKYGSKVMEKDSSEVFEWTVIPTENWAGGSIPVNFVYQINDFETGKILVNSGFTIAYPYISNEYYKGEIPTSENQPVSETEPSSTSASTPAFTLLGAISVFALAFALFRR, from the coding sequence ATGAAAATAAAAACTCTATTTTTAGGATTCTTTATATGTTTGGTGACATTTCCAAACATATCTTCTGCAAGCAGCCCATATGGAGATATGCAGGTTTATTACAATGACAGATTATTGCCTGGCTCTGAAATTGCAAAACCTACTTTAAAAATAGAGGAGCCATTTAAAGTGGGTATAAATCTCACTGTTTACCAAAAATCCGAAGTTTCGGTAATGTTAAGTGAAATTGGTGATGGAGATTTTGTAATCTTGAATGGATTCACGAAAGAAATGAATAAATATGGTTCAAAAGTTATGGAAAAAGACTCCTCTGAGGTATTTGAATGGACAGTAATTCCTACTGAAAATTGGGCTGGCGGTTCTATACCAGTTAACTTTGTTTATCAAATAAATGATTTTGAAACGGGGAAAATTTTAGTTAACAGCGGATTCACCATTGCTTATCCATATATTTCCAACGAATACTACAAAGGCGAAATTCCCACTTCTGAAAACCAGCCAGTTTCAGAAACCGAACCTTCCTCGACATCCGCATCCACGCCAGCCTTTACACTCCTCGGCGCGATTTCAGTTTTTGCATTGGCTTTTGCCCTGTTCCGCAGGTGA
- a CDS encoding sarcinarray family MAST domain-containing protein: MSILILTVNLATASNPYGEIYTYDVYYNDKLLPGTEVAKPLLKIGEPFNIKVNITVYQEYKVSGQISEIGSGDFEVIEGPSEMNRYSSANLKPNESHVFEWTIKPTEGWAGGSLPIDFHYALLEKGNPDPILNSGFTVAYPHISNEYYEGEIPTSEDHPVSETEPSSKSASTPAFSLVTAISALVLVFLRFSRQ, translated from the coding sequence ATGTCAATATTAATATTGACTGTTAATTTAGCAACTGCCTCCAATCCTTATGGGGAAATTTATACTTACGATGTATATTATAACGATAAGCTTCTTCCAGGTACGGAAGTAGCAAAACCTCTTTTAAAGATTGGGGAGCCTTTTAACATAAAAGTAAACATTACAGTCTATCAAGAATATAAGGTGTCTGGACAAATATCAGAGATCGGAAGTGGCGATTTTGAAGTGATTGAGGGTCCTTCCGAAATGAATAGATATTCTAGTGCCAATCTAAAACCAAATGAATCTCATGTTTTTGAATGGACTATTAAACCAACTGAAGGTTGGGCAGGTGGCTCACTTCCAATCGATTTTCATTATGCTCTTCTTGAAAAAGGAAACCCAGATCCGATTCTGAATAGTGGTTTCACCGTTGCCTATCCTCACATCTCTAACGAATACTACGAAGGCGAAATTCCCACTTCTGAGGATCATCCAGTTTCAGAAACCGAGCCTTCCTCAAAATCCGCATCCACGCCAGCTTTCAGTTTAGTAACCGCCATTTCGGCACTTGTACTTGTATTCCTCAGATTCTCCCGCCAGTAA